Genomic window (Planococcus sp. MSAK28401):
AATGGTAATCCGGATGGACGCAATTCGCGATAATCCGCTCCGCCCGTTCACGTGGTGCCAAGTTGCGAATATCAGCAAAGCCGTGCTCTGTGACCAACACGTCTACATCATGTTCTGTGTGGTCGACATGGGAAGCGAACGGCACAACACAAGAAATCCTCCCATTCTTGGCGGTGGATTTGGTGACGAAAATGGCGAGCTGCGCATTGCGCCCAAAATCACCCGACCCACCGATGCCGTTCATCATTTTGGTGCCGGCGATATGAGTTGAATTGACATTGCCGTATAAATCGAATTCCAACGCCGTGTTGATGGAAATAAGGCCGAGGCGCCGAATGATTTCTGGATGATTGGAAATTTCCTGCGGCCGCAGCACTAAACGATCCCGGTAGCGCCCGAGATTTTGATAAATTCTTTCCATATAAGGCTTGGATAAAGTAATCGCCGAAGCAGAAGCGAATAACGCCTTGCCAGAATCGAGCAAATCGAACACAGCATCTTGCAGCACTTCGGAATACAGTTCCAGCCCTTCAAATTCCGAATCGATCAGGCCATGCAGCACCGCATTTGCAACAGATCCGACACCTGATTGAAGCGGCGGCAGACTTTTGCTCAAGCGGCCGGCTTGCACTTCCCCACGCAGGAACTTAAGCAAGTGTCCCGCCATGATATCCGTTTCCTCATCAGGCGGCTCGATTGGCGAGGGCGAATCTGCTTGATCGGTCCAGACGATGCCTTTCACTTTCGACGGATCGATCGGGATGCCTTTTGTGCCAATACGGTCCCTGGGCGAGACGAGCGGGATCGGCTGTCTCGATCCAATCGCTTGCGGTTCGTAGCAATCGTGGAGCCCTTCAAGTTCCATCGGCTGTGCCGTATTGATTTCAATAATGAGGTTGTCCGCATGATGGGCGAATACCATCGAGTTGCCGACGGAAGTGGTCGGGATTAACAAGCCTTCCCGCGTGATGCCAAGCGCTTCAATAATGGCAAAATCCAAAGGGCCCGTCACGCCTCCGCGAACCCATTCCGCCGTTTGGGACAAATGGTGATCCACGAATTGCACCTCTCCCGAATTGATCGCAGAACGCATGACCGGATCGGATTGATACGGCGCGCGTTTTCGGACGATGCCTGCTTGTGCGAAACGCCCGTCAATTCCGGAACCGAGTGAAGCGCCTGTGTAGACATCGATTTGAAACGGCTCTTGCTCCCTGCGCTGCGCTAAGGCATTTGGTACGGCCTTGGCATCACCTGCGCGCGTGAATCCGCTGAGCCCGATCGCCATGCCGTCCGTTATCCAGGAGGCTGCCTGTTCAGCACTAACTATCCGTTCATGCAAAGCCGTTAACTTGATTCGTTCGAGTCGTTGATCCATCGCCATCCCCTTCCCCCTGTCAGTCTTGAATATTACCTTATACCCTTGAAGCTACACCGCTCAACCCGTTTCGATTTTTAACATCCGAGAAGCTTTCAGACTGCCGGAAAAGAAAATCTGTTTGCCGATTGCAAAGTGATTGACAAGCTTCAGAAGTATCCATAATATGGGGAAGTCAATATAACTGCCATATGTACATATATATAAGAAAGAAGGCACCCCCATGTCCAAAGACCAACGCAAAAAGATCTTGATTTTGATGATCAATATGTTCATCGCCATCGCCAGTTTCGGCATCATTATCCCGATTCTGCCGTCATATCTTGTTTCCATCAATCAAGGTGGCATGGCAGCCGGCCTGATGATCGCCATATTCGCTGCTGCCCAGTTCCTCTTCTCGCCGATTGCCGGTAAATGGGCAGATCAATACGGGCGCCGCATCATGATTATCTGGGGCCTTGCGGGGCTCACTTTATCGATGTTTATTTTCTATGCTTCCGACTTTATTTGGGTGCTGTATTTCTCCCGCGTCATCGGGGGAATCGGTGCGGCCATGCTTGTTCCAGCCATTTTCGCATATATCGCTGACATCACTACTTTCGAACAACGCGCTAAAGGCACAAGCCTAGTATCTGCGGCAATGTCACTGGGCATCGTTATCGGGCCCGGAATCGGTGGTTTTCTCGCCGATTACAATATAAAGCTGCCATTTCTCGTATCAGCGCTCGTATCCCTTGCAGCGGTGCTGTTTTCCGTTTTCGTGTTAAAAGACAGCGACGCCGAAAAAGCGGATCCGGATCTCGCTTTGACAATGACACAATCCGAATCAATGCTTAAAAAGATCGGCCGCTCAACTTCGGTTCCTTACTTTTTGCCGCTGGTCATCACGCTGGTCATGAGCTTTGGCTTGCTTGCCTACGAATCCGTCCTCGGGCTTTATCTCGACAATCAATTTAATTCCACTGCGAAAGACATCGCCTTTATGATCACAGCAACCGGTACAGTGAGTGTCATCGTTCAATTATTTGTCGTTGACCGCATTGTCTCGCGCTTTGGCGAGATTGGCGTCTTGATCACGTTTCTCGGCGTTGCAGCGGGCGGGTTCCTCGCATCGCTATTTGCGAGTAGTTATGTCATGTTCTTTGGGGTGTCACTGATCATCTTCCTGGCCACTTCGATTTTACGACCGGTGTTGAATACATTGATTTCAAAACTCGCAGAAGGCGAAGTCGGCTTTGCCATGGGCATGAACAATGCCTATATGAGCATCGGCAATGTCATGGGGCCTCTCCTGGCCGGCATTCTATTCGACATCAATATCATTTTCCCATTCATTCTCGGCCTGTTGTTGCTGTTGGCTACACTGGTCATCACAGCCGGCTGGCAGCGCTCAAGGTCTGCCAAGCAGGCACGCACAGTCGAACAATGATCCAAATGCTTACTGCTGGATAAGTTTGTATCACTTTTATATTCGATAAAAAGACAGGGCAGCGACTAAGCTGCCCTGTCTTTTTCCATATAAAGGGTTTACTGCAAGACTTTACACTGGGAGAAGGTGGGTTTTGTCTAGAGATTTGTTTTTTCTTGCCTTTTTCTGCTAACGGGAAAAGCCAATAGCTTTACGCTGGCGATAGATGGTTGTATAATATTTGTATAACAAAAAACTACGGAATGAAGGTCATGCTATGTACAACATCAAAGCTGCAGCCAAAATACTCGACATGCCTAAAGTGACCATCCGCTCCTGGGAGACGCGCTATAATGCCATCACGCCTGCGCGCACAGAATCGGGTCATCGCCTGTATTCCGATCAAAACTTAGAGGATTTGAAATGGCTGAAAATCCAAGTTCAGGAAAATGGCATGAAAATCAGCGAAGCTGTGAAGCAATTGCACACTTCAAGGAAACAATTCTACCACCCAGAAGTCACCGATTCACACGAACCCATTGAGTATGCAAGGCAAATTGAAGAGCTGTACCAAGCCGCTGTAGAAATAGACATTGACCGTTTTAATTATTTGCTTGATTTGAAGTTCTCGCTATTCCACCACCAAACCGTCTTCTTCCATATCATCGCGCCGCTTATGGTGCGAATCGGTGCAGAATGGGAAAATGGCCAAATCAGCGTCGCCCATGAACATATGATCACCAATATCATCCAGCAGCGCTTCAACCAGTTTTTCCGGGTCTTCCCGGTAGCGCCCCATCTCCCGAGAGTGCTGGCGCTTAGCCCGAGTGGCGAACACCACCAGCTGGGATTATTATTGTTCTCGTTGTTCCTGCGTGAAAACGGCTTCCACGTCGTCTACACGGGGCCGGACACACCGCTTGAGGGCCTAGCAGAAATGGTGGCCAAGCAGGATTTCCAGTTGGTTTGCATGTCTGTTATGACGCCAAAAAGCCGGCCAGTTGCAGAACAATACATCAAAGAACTTTCTGATGCTGTTCCCGGCCTTAACTTTTTACTGGGCGGGCAAGGCATCGATTGCGATGATGAAAAAATCAACCGCTATTGCATCGGCACCACACTCGAATCCTGGCAGCAATGGCTCGACGGATTCAAGACAGCCCATACCTTGTAATTGCACAAAAAAGCCATGCGTGAAGGAGTCCTTCGCGCATGGCTTTTTTTACTGGTTGTCAATTTCCTGGTATTGTTTCATGAACGGTCCGCTGTCCGCCACTTCCGAATGGTAAAGCGCCTTCAACGCAAAGCTTTTCTCAAGCTCCATTTCCTTCATCAATACCTTCAGCCGTTTTTTCAGTTCCGGCTCCTGGTTGACCAATTTCTCCATATTCGATTTAAAATAGCGCATCGTGATCCGCTCCTTTTCTTTTATTATAACACGGCAAAGCAAAGAAAAAGCGCATCCATCAAACGGATGCGCTTTTTCAGCCGACCACGTGAAACACGTAATTGACGAAAAATAGACAAGCAATCACATAAAGAGCCGGGGAAACTTCACGCCATTTGCCGATCGCCACTTTCAGCACCGGATACAGGATAAACCCGATCGCGATGCCGTCCGCAATACTGTACGTAAACGGAATCAGCGCAATGATCAACAATGCCGGAAAAGTTTCGCTCATGTCCTTCATGTCGAGATTCTTGATATTCTGAAGCATCAACCCGCCGATGATGATTAAAATCGGCGCAATCGCGCTGTCGGGAATGATCTTGATCAGTGGAATGAAGAACGCTGCACCCATAAACAAAAAGCCGGCCGTCAGTGAAGTCAAACCGGTGCGCCCGCCAGCAGCCATCGCTGCCGCACTTTCCACACTGGCCACAGTCGGGCTCGTGCCGAGAAATCCGGAAGCCATCGTCGAGACTGAAGTCGCCTGGAACGCGCGCGAATATTTTTCCGGACGGCCGATGAAATTCACCTGTCCGTGGACGAGGCCGATGTTTTCAAACACCAAGACCATCGTCAGGGAAAATACCGCCACCCAAAACGTTGTCGACAAAAAATTGCCGAACGACATCGCGCCGAACACCGCAAAGGCTTCTGCCGTATTGACGCCTGGCTCGCTCAATTGGCCAAGATCGATCATGCCGAAGAAATAGGCAATGACCGTTCCCAGTACAATGGTGATCAGAAAATTTCCCGGCACATTGCGGATAAATAAAATGATCGCGAGCAAAAACGTCACGATTGTCGACAGCACGAGCGGATCCGACAGCGAACCGAGCGACAGAATCGCACCGTCTCCTGGCCCGACAAGGCCGCCTTTCTCAAGGCCTAATAGCATCAGAAACAGCCCGAGCCCCACCGTGATCGCTTCTTTCAGCGAATTCGGCACGGCCTCGCTGAGCATTTTCGAAAAGCGCGTAAACGCGACAAAGACGAAAATGACACCCGAGACAAAGACGACCGCAAGCGCTTCCTGCCAGCTCAGCCCCATCGACTGGACGAGCGTATAGGAGAACAATGCGTTGATTCCCATGCCCGGAATGAGCAAGATGGGCGCATTGCCCCAAAAGCCCATCAATAATGCGCCGATGACGGAAGCAGCAATGGTGCCGATGATCGCGTACTCGATTGGCATGCCGGACTCCGATAAAATCAGCGAGTTGACGGCGATGATGTACACAACGGTAAAAAATCCGATCAAGCCGGCAGTCATTTCCCGCTTGATGGTCGTCCCGTTTTCGTTAAGACCGAAAAACCGGTCCATCCAATTTGCCATAAGACATACCTTCTATGAAATTAGCCCTCTCCCTACCCGCTCTGCCTGAAAAAATCAGGTAAGCCAAGATAGAAGTGTAATCCTAAAAAAAGACGCTGTCAAGGCTTTTTTCTTGAAAGGGGACAGGCAGTTATGCAGGCATCTGCTAGCGCTTTCAACCAATCGATTGAAAATTTAATAAAGAAAAAACCGCCTGTTCCCTGCTCATCACATTAGATGAAAAAGAGAACGGACGGTTTTTGATGTAATTGAAAATGAAGCTATTGCTTAAACGAACATCCCTGCGATTGCTGCGCTCAAAAGCGATGCAAGCATACCCGCTGCAATGGCACGCATGCCAAGGCGCGCGATTTCCGGACGGCGGCTTGGCGCCATCGCACCGAGCCCGCCGAGAAGGATGGCGAGTGAGCTGAAGTTGGCAAATCCACAAAGCGCGAAACTGACGATGATGACCGTTTTCGGAGACAGGTTCGCAATTTCCGGAGCAAATGCTGTATAAGCGACAAACTCGTTCAAGACGAGCTTCTGGCCGATATAGCTTCCGGCTTGAACCGCTTCTGCCCACGGCACACCGATCGCAAACGCAAGCGGCGCAAAGATATAGCCGAGAATGCCTTGAATGGTGATGTTTTCAGCGCCAAAGTATCCGCCGATTCCGCCAAGGACACCATTTGCCAGTGCGATGAGTGCGATAAACGCCAAAAGCATCGCCCCGACGTTCAAGGCCAGCTGGAGGCCATCTGAAGCCCCGCGTGCCGCTGCATCAACCACGTTGACGGAACGGTCGTCTTTTTCCATGACAAACTCTTTTTCTTCGATTTCTTCCTGTTCTGGGATCATGATTTTCGCCATGATCAAGCCGGCAGGCGCCGCCATGAAACTCGCAGCGAGCAAGTATTCAAGTGGGACACCGAGAAGTGCATAGCCTGCCAGTGTAGAACCCGCAACCGATGCAAGCCCGCCTGTCATGACTGCGAACAATTCCGACTTGCTCATATTCGGCAGGAACGGGCGCACGACAAGCGGCGCTTCCGTCTGGCCGACGAAGATGTTAGCCGATGCCGAAATTGATTCTGCTTTACTCGTTCCAAGCAACTTCGACAAGGCCCCGCCGAGTATGCGGATAATGAATTGCATGATGCCCAAATAATAAAGCACAGAAATTAAAGACGAGAAGAAAATGATGATCGTCAGCACTTGGAAAGCGAAGACGAACCCGAATCCCTCGGTATCCGCTGCAGGACCGAACACAAACGCGATCCCTTCACCAGCATAATTGATAATGTTTTGAACGCCTTGCGACAATTTGAGCAAGGCCTGTCTGCCAAGTTCCCATTCCAGCACCATGAACGCAAACGTAAGCTGTATGGCCAATCCGCCGAGAATCGTCCGCGGCTTGATGGATTTTTTCCCATCAGAGAACAAGAAAGCGATTCCAAGAACGACGATGATACCGAAGATGCCCCACAATAAATTCACAACTTCACCTCATTAAAAGTAGTTTTATCAGAAAATTGAACAAGTTATTATCATTCATTGTCTGTCGTCAGACATCTTACCAAATCTAATAGGATAAGTAAATACACATATTGTGACAGCTTCTTATCATCCTTCGCTATGCTCCTGGTGTTTTGGGTTTTTCATAAAGAATGCCAATACAATACCGATTGCACTCAATACCCCGGTCACCATAAACGAAATGTTAACGCCGCGGATCAGCCCTTCTACGCCGTAGCGATCCGGATCGAGCGCGGCGCTGGTCATAATGGTTACCAGCAGCGCCGTACCGATTGAACCCGATACTTGGCGCATCGTATTGCTCATGGCCGTGCCGTGCGGAATGAGGTGGTCCGGCAATTGATTGAGCCCCGCTGTCGTCACAGGCATCATGACGAGTGCGACGCCGAACATACGGATAGCGTGCATGACGGTCAGATAGACAAACGCCGTCTCGGCCGTCAGCACCGTAAACTGGAAGGTCGAGCCGGTGACGATCGACAGTCCGGCCACCGCCAGCCATTTGCCGCCGACTTTATCGAAAATACGGCCCGCAATCGGGTTCATGAGCCCCATGATGATGGCACCTGGCAGCAGCATGAGCCCGGATTCAAGAGCAGTAAACCCGTGCATGTCCTGCATATAGATCGGCAAGATCGTCGCACTGCCGATCATCGTCACGAAGACGATGATGCTGAGAATCGTCGACAATGTAAACAAGCCGTATTTAAAGACACGGAATTCCAAGATCGGCTGCTTGAGCCTGCCCTGCCGGCGGATGAAGAACCCTAAAGCGACAGCCCCGATGCCGATCGATGCGATGACTGAAACGCTGCCCCAGCCCGCTGCCCCCGCACTCGAAAAGCCGTAAAGCAAGCCGCCGAACCCTAGGGTCGACAGCATGATCGACAAAATATCGATTTTCGGGAAAGTTCGTTCCGTTACATTGCGCAGGAAGAAATACGCCAACGCCAAATCAATGAGTGCGATCGGGATGACGATATAGAACAACGAACGCCACGGGTATTGCCCGACCAAATATCCGGATAAAGTCGGCCCGATTGCCGGTGCGAAGGAAATGATCAAGCCGAACATGCCCATTGCCTGCCCTCGCTTTTCAATGGGGAAGATGACGAACAATACAGTCTGTGCGAGCGGCATCATGATGCCGGCCCCCGAGGCCTGGACGATCCGCCCAATCATTAAAGTGCTGAAGCCAGGTGCGAGTGCACAGATGATTGTCCCGGTGGCGAACAAGCCCATAGCGACAAAAAACAAATGGCGGGTCGTGTATTTATTGATTAAAAAAGCAGTGATCGGAATCATGACGCCATTGACGAGCATGAACACTGTGGTCAGCCATTGCGCCGTGTTGGCGGTGATATCGAGATCTTCCATTATATGCGGCAAAGCGGTGGCGAGCAGCGTCTGATTGAGTATCGCCACAAAAACGCCGGCCATTAATACCGCGAGCAACGGTTTCCTATATTTTTCTTCTAACTCCAAAGTCCCCAAGCGCATCGCCCCCTTTTTCAAAAATTGCCCTTTCTCTCCTGCTTACCCCATCAGGCAAGCTTTACTCTGCCCACAAAAACAAAAAGCCGCAAAGTCCGAAGACCTTGCAGCTTTCCATCAGGCAGCTTGTTTCTTGCTCTTACGGTTGAACAAGTAATACAAGGCTGGAATCATGACTAGTGTGAAAATTCCCGAGAACATGAGACCCGCAATGATCGTCACAGCCAGTGGTTCAAACAACGGGTCGCCGGAAAATGCGACCGGCAAGAGTGCCACAATCGAGGTCAAGGATGTCAGCACGATTGGTTTGATGCGTGCATATCCCGATTCGATAATCGCTTCTTCGATATTGAAGTCTCCCGTCAGACGGCGCGTTTCCACGAAGTCGATGAGTACGACCGCATTCCGCACGACGATCCCCGTCAAGGAGACGATCCCCATGACACCAAGGAAGCTGAGCGGCGTCTGCGTCAAGAATAATCCGAGGATGGCACCCGAGATGCCGAGGTAAACGGCAATCAACACAAGGAACGGCAATCCAAACGATTTGAACTGGAACGCGATGACCAAATAGACCAGCAAGAGCACGACTAGGAACAAGATGCCGATTTCAGCGAAGAACGCTTCTTGATCGGAGTTCTCGCCGCCAGTGGATAGTTCA
Coding sequences:
- a CDS encoding acetyl-CoA hydrolase/transferase family protein yields the protein MDQRLERIKLTALHERIVSAEQAASWITDGMAIGLSGFTRAGDAKAVPNALAQRREQEPFQIDVYTGASLGSGIDGRFAQAGIVRKRAPYQSDPVMRSAINSGEVQFVDHHLSQTAEWVRGGVTGPLDFAIIEALGITREGLLIPTTSVGNSMVFAHHADNLIIEINTAQPMELEGLHDCYEPQAIGSRQPIPLVSPRDRIGTKGIPIDPSKVKGIVWTDQADSPSPIEPPDEETDIMAGHLLKFLRGEVQAGRLSKSLPPLQSGVGSVANAVLHGLIDSEFEGLELYSEVLQDAVFDLLDSGKALFASASAITLSKPYMERIYQNLGRYRDRLVLRPQEISNHPEIIRRLGLISINTALEFDLYGNVNSTHIAGTKMMNGIGGSGDFGRNAQLAIFVTKSTAKNGRISCVVPFASHVDHTEHDVDVLVTEHGFADIRNLAPRERAERIIANCVHPDYHSQLQDYFKEAIAQGGHTPHVLDEALSWHARYKRTGTMLKKSP
- a CDS encoding MFS transporter, which translates into the protein MSKDQRKKILILMINMFIAIASFGIIIPILPSYLVSINQGGMAAGLMIAIFAAAQFLFSPIAGKWADQYGRRIMIIWGLAGLTLSMFIFYASDFIWVLYFSRVIGGIGAAMLVPAIFAYIADITTFEQRAKGTSLVSAAMSLGIVIGPGIGGFLADYNIKLPFLVSALVSLAAVLFSVFVLKDSDAEKADPDLALTMTQSESMLKKIGRSTSVPYFLPLVITLVMSFGLLAYESVLGLYLDNQFNSTAKDIAFMITATGTVSVIVQLFVVDRIVSRFGEIGVLITFLGVAAGGFLASLFASSYVMFFGVSLIIFLATSILRPVLNTLISKLAEGEVGFAMGMNNAYMSIGNVMGPLLAGILFDINIIFPFILGLLLLLATLVITAGWQRSRSAKQARTVEQ
- a CDS encoding MerR family transcriptional regulator; the protein is MYNIKAAAKILDMPKVTIRSWETRYNAITPARTESGHRLYSDQNLEDLKWLKIQVQENGMKISEAVKQLHTSRKQFYHPEVTDSHEPIEYARQIEELYQAAVEIDIDRFNYLLDLKFSLFHHQTVFFHIIAPLMVRIGAEWENGQISVAHEHMITNIIQQRFNQFFRVFPVAPHLPRVLALSPSGEHHQLGLLLFSLFLRENGFHVVYTGPDTPLEGLAEMVAKQDFQLVCMSVMTPKSRPVAEQYIKELSDAVPGLNFLLGGQGIDCDDEKINRYCIGTTLESWQQWLDGFKTAHTL
- a CDS encoding NCS2 family permease; translated protein: MANWMDRFFGLNENGTTIKREMTAGLIGFFTVVYIIAVNSLILSESGMPIEYAIIGTIAASVIGALLMGFWGNAPILLIPGMGINALFSYTLVQSMGLSWQEALAVVFVSGVIFVFVAFTRFSKMLSEAVPNSLKEAITVGLGLFLMLLGLEKGGLVGPGDGAILSLGSLSDPLVLSTIVTFLLAIILFIRNVPGNFLITIVLGTVIAYFFGMIDLGQLSEPGVNTAEAFAVFGAMSFGNFLSTTFWVAVFSLTMVLVFENIGLVHGQVNFIGRPEKYSRAFQATSVSTMASGFLGTSPTVASVESAAAMAAGGRTGLTSLTAGFLFMGAAFFIPLIKIIPDSAIAPILIIIGGLMLQNIKNLDMKDMSETFPALLIIALIPFTYSIADGIAIGFILYPVLKVAIGKWREVSPALYVIACLFFVNYVFHVVG
- a CDS encoding NupC/NupG family nucleoside CNT transporter, with the translated sequence MNLLWGIFGIIVVLGIAFLFSDGKKSIKPRTILGGLAIQLTFAFMVLEWELGRQALLKLSQGVQNIINYAGEGIAFVFGPAADTEGFGFVFAFQVLTIIIFFSSLISVLYYLGIMQFIIRILGGALSKLLGTSKAESISASANIFVGQTEAPLVVRPFLPNMSKSELFAVMTGGLASVAGSTLAGYALLGVPLEYLLAASFMAAPAGLIMAKIMIPEQEEIEEKEFVMEKDDRSVNVVDAAARGASDGLQLALNVGAMLLAFIALIALANGVLGGIGGYFGAENITIQGILGYIFAPLAFAIGVPWAEAVQAGSYIGQKLVLNEFVAYTAFAPEIANLSPKTVIIVSFALCGFANFSSLAILLGGLGAMAPSRRPEIARLGMRAIAAGMLASLLSAAIAGMFV
- a CDS encoding DHA2 family efflux MFS transporter permease subunit, with the protein product MAGVFVAILNQTLLATALPHIMEDLDITANTAQWLTTVFMLVNGVMIPITAFLINKYTTRHLFFVAMGLFATGTIICALAPGFSTLMIGRIVQASGAGIMMPLAQTVLFVIFPIEKRGQAMGMFGLIISFAPAIGPTLSGYLVGQYPWRSLFYIVIPIALIDLALAYFFLRNVTERTFPKIDILSIMLSTLGFGGLLYGFSSAGAAGWGSVSVIASIGIGAVALGFFIRRQGRLKQPILEFRVFKYGLFTLSTILSIIVFVTMIGSATILPIYMQDMHGFTALESGLMLLPGAIIMGLMNPIAGRIFDKVGGKWLAVAGLSIVTGSTFQFTVLTAETAFVYLTVMHAIRMFGVALVMMPVTTAGLNQLPDHLIPHGTAMSNTMRQVSGSIGTALLVTIMTSAALDPDRYGVEGLIRGVNISFMVTGVLSAIGIVLAFFMKNPKHQEHSEG